CCGCGGCGGGAGCCGCGGCGCGGGAATTCGTGATCGTGCTGGGGGTGGCCGTGGGCGGATCGCTGCTGGCGCTGGCGGTCGGCATCGCCGTGGTGCGGTCCATCACCCGCGCCATCGGCGGCTTGACCGCCGCCACCGAACGAATCGCCGCGGGCGACGTGCAGGTCGCCATTCCCGGCGAGGAGCGCGGGGACGAGGTGGGGGCGCTGGCCCGCGCCATCCATGAAATCCGCAACGCCGGGGTGGCCGCCATGCGGGTAAAGGCGGCGCTGGACAGCGTGTCGGCCAACGTCATGCTGTCGGACACCGACGGCACCGTGATTTACGCCAACCACGCCATCACCGGCATGTTCCGACGGGCGGAAGCCGATATCCGCACCCGCATTCCCGATTTTTCCGCCGAGACGGTGACCGGCGGCAACATCGACCATTTCCACGACGATCCCGCGGCCAACCGCCGGCTGCTCGACACCCTGACCGCCCCCCACCACACCCGCATCGCCATCGGTGCCCGCCGCTTCGACGTGGTTGCCACCCCGGTGCGCGACGAGGCCGGCGAACGGCGCGGCACGGTGGTGGAATGGCGCGACGTGACCCAGGAACTCGCCATCCAGGAGGAGGTGAGCGCCATGGCCGCCGCCGCCGCCGCCGGGGATTTCAGCCGCCGCGTGCCGGAGGCGGGCAAGGAAGGCTTCATGCTGGACCTGGCCCGCAGCATGAACGGGCTGGCCGAAACCGCCGCCCGCTCGCTGGACGATGTGGTGCGGTTCCTGGCGGCGCTGGCGGCGGGCGACCTGTCGAGCCGCATCACCGGCGACCACCGGGGCATGTTCGCCCTGATCCAGACGGACGCCAACCGCACCGCCGAACGGCTGGGCGGCATCGTCACCAGCATCGTCGATGCCTCCACCACCATTTCGTCCGCCGCGGGGGAAATCTCCGCCGGCTCCGCCGATCTGGCCGAGCGCACCGAGCAGCAGGCATCCTCCCTGGAGCAGACCGCGGCCAGCATGGAAGAACTGGGCGCCACCGTGCGCTCCAACGCCGACAACGCCCAGCGCGCCAACCGCATGGCGTCCGACGCCCGCACCCGCGCGGAATCGGGTGGCGGGGTGGCCGGGTCCGCCGTCGGCGCCATGCGCCGGATCGAAGACGCCAGCCGCAAGATCACCGACATCATCGGCGTGATCGACGAAATCGCCTTCCAGACCAACCTGCTGGCGCTCAACGCCGCGGTGGAGGCGGCGCGCGCCGGCGATGCGGGCCGCGGCTTCGCCGTGGTGGCGCAGGAGGTGCGCAATCTGGCCCAGCGCTCGGCTCAGGCGTCCAGGGAGATCAAGACCCTGATCATGGCCAGCGACGCCCAGGTCCATGACGGCGTGGAGCTGGTGCAGAAGGCCGGCACCACCCTGGAGGGCATCGTCGGCGGCGTGAAGGAGGTGGCGGGCCTGATCGCCGAGATGGCGACCGCCTCCGCCGAACAGGCCGGCGCCCTGGACGAGATCAACACCGCCGTCGCCCAGATGGACGAGATGACCCAGAAGAACGCGGCCCTGGTGGAGGAAACCACCGCCGCCGCCCACCAACTGGCCGAACAGGCCCAGACCCTGACCCAGCTCGTGGCCTTCTTCCGCCACACGGGCCGGTCGTCAGGGATGCCATAACCCCACGGAGGCTTCCATGACCGCCATCCCCGCCGCCCTGCGCAGCATCCGCCCGCCCCTGCTGGTGGCGTACGGCTTCCGCCCCTTCTTTCTGCTGTCCGGCATCGCCGGGTTCGGGCTGGTGGCGGGGTGGCTGGCGGTCCTGGCCCATGGGGGATGGCCGCCGGGGCCGGTGGCGCCGGCCCAATGGCACGCGCACGAGATGCTGTTCGCCTTCGCCGCCGCCGCCATCGCCGGGTTCCTGCTGACCGCGGTGCCCGGCTGGACCGGCACCCAGCCGCGCCACGGCTGGCCGCTGGGCATCATGGTGGCGCTGTGGCTGGCCGGGCGGCTGGTGCTGCTGCCGGGCGTGGGGTCGCCCCCCGCCGTGGCGGCCGTGGCCGATCTGGCATTCCTGCCGGCGCTGGCCGTGGCGCTGGCCGGGCCGCTGGTGCGGGCGGGAAAGGCGCGCAACACCGCCTTCGTCGGGCTGCTGGCCGTGCTCACGGCGGCCAACCTGCTGTTCCATCTGGATTGGCTGGGGGTCGTGGACGGCGGCGCCGCAGCGGGCGAGCGGCTGGCCATCGCCGTGGTGCTGATGATGGTGACGGTGGTGGGCGGGCGCATCGTGCCCAACTTCACCCGCAATGCCCTGAACGCCCGCGGCATCACCGCCCCGGTGGTCACCGGCCCGTGGGTGGAACGGGCGGTGCTGGGCGGCACGCTGGCCCTGCTGCCGCTCGACCTGCTGCTGCCGGACTCCCCCGTAACCGGCATCGTGGCGCTGGCCGCCGGGCTGGCCCACGCCGCGCGCCTGTCCCGCTGGCAGGGGCTGCGGACGCTGGACCAGCCCATCGTGTGGATTCTCCACGCCGCCTATGCCTGGATTCCCGTGGGGCTGCTGCTGAAGGCGGCGGCGCTGCTGGGAACGGAGATCAGTGGCAGTGCCGCCATCCACGCCCTCACCGTCGGAGCCTTCGCCTCCATGATCCTGGCGGTGATGACCCGCGCCACCCTGGGCCACACCGGGCGGCGGCTGGACGTGCCGCGTCCGATTGCCGCAGCCTATGTCCTGGTCCTGCTGGCGGGGGCGTTGCGGGTGCTGGCGGCGCTGGTCCTGTCCTATGGCGAACCGCTGCTGCACGGCGCGGGGGCTGCGTGGTTGCTGGCCTTTGGGCTTTACCTGTGGGTCTATGGGCCGATGCTGCTGTCGCCGCGGGTGGACGGACGCCCCGGCTGACAGCCCGTATTCCGCAACGGAAAAGAAACAATTACCCTCCTAATCTTCACGTCCGCCCCGATTAGGGCGGGTTGATGCAACGAATACTTCTTTTTGACTGGCCGGGGTGCAACCATGTCGCTCATCGCATGGGACGACAAATTTTCGGTGGGCGTGCGCGAATTCGACGACGCCCACAAACGACTGATGGCGCTCCTGAACCAGTTGTGGGACGCGAACGAGCAGCGCCAGGGCGGCGACGTGCTGGGCCGCATCCTGGCGGAACTGATCAGCTACACCGCCACCCACTTCGCCGAGGAAGAGGCGCTGTTCCGCAAATGGAACTACCCTGTCCTCGACCGTCATAGGGACATCCACGAGAAGCTGAAGGCGACCGCCGTCTCGCTTCAGCAGAAATTCGCCAACGAAAAGGCGGACGTCATCTCCGACGAGGTGTTCGACTTCCTGCGCGACTGGCTGACCAAGCACATCCTGGGCGAGGATATGCTCTACAAGAGCTATTTCAACAGCCTTGGCATCACCAGCACCCGTGACGAGCCGCCGGACCTGGACAACGCGCAGAACCCGTTGCGCGGCGCCGGGCTGGCCGTCACGACCGGGGCGCTGCTGGCCGGCGGCACGGTGGCCGGCGGCATCGGGCTGCTGGGGGTGCCGTGGCTTGTGCCCACGGGCATGGCGTTGAGTGCGGCCGGGCTGGGGCTGTACGCGGTGTTCACGCTGCGGCTGTTCCCGACGCTGCGGGCCATGGCCTCGGCCTTCGGGCGGGCGGCGCTGCGCGATTCCGATGTGCCGATCCCGGCCGGGGCCGCTCATGGGCCGCTGGCCGACCTGTCCCGCGCACTGCGGGTGCTGAAGGCCAACACCAGCGAAATGCGCCGCCAGACGTCGGAGGTTGACGGGCTGATGCGCAAGGCGGAACAGGAGCGCCGGCAACAGCTTCTCGATATGTCCGACGGGCTGGAAGGGGTGGTGAACGAATCCGTCACCACCATCATCGACCGGGCCCGCCAGATGCGCACCAGCGCCGAACACATGCACGCCCAGGCCGACGACGTGCGCAGCCAGAGCCAGTCGGTGGCCCGCGCCGCGCAGGAGGCGACCCACAGCGTCCAGGGCGTGGC
This DNA window, taken from Azospirillum fermentarium, encodes the following:
- a CDS encoding nitrate- and nitrite sensing domain-containing protein: MTVRLSNWPLHRQVLAALAAAIVALVALSGGVVVERWRQMTAIGHLSNLADAATAIGAAAHEMQKERGASALFLGSGGTQFRDELAAQRRATDTALSGLRAALAPLRAEAAYAPFFTAIGDAEGALEGLPARRAGIDGLTVKGPDSFAFYTRIIVGLLDSAYAIVSLADDAALKSRVMTYALFMQGKERAGQERATGSAGFAAKAFDGALYRRLTSLIAAQDTFFSGVRGIAPPAILTAMDAEMTGPALEGVQAMRTTALDAGIGGDLKGVKAPDWFATTTARIDRMKRVEDAIAADLHAQAETAAGAAAREFVIVLGVAVGGSLLALAVGIAVVRSITRAIGGLTAATERIAAGDVQVAIPGEERGDEVGALARAIHEIRNAGVAAMRVKAALDSVSANVMLSDTDGTVIYANHAITGMFRRAEADIRTRIPDFSAETVTGGNIDHFHDDPAANRRLLDTLTAPHHTRIAIGARRFDVVATPVRDEAGERRGTVVEWRDVTQELAIQEEVSAMAAAAAAGDFSRRVPEAGKEGFMLDLARSMNGLAETAARSLDDVVRFLAALAAGDLSSRITGDHRGMFALIQTDANRTAERLGGIVTSIVDASTTISSAAGEISAGSADLAERTEQQASSLEQTAASMEELGATVRSNADNAQRANRMASDARTRAESGGGVAGSAVGAMRRIEDASRKITDIIGVIDEIAFQTNLLALNAAVEAARAGDAGRGFAVVAQEVRNLAQRSAQASREIKTLIMASDAQVHDGVELVQKAGTTLEGIVGGVKEVAGLIAEMATASAEQAGALDEINTAVAQMDEMTQKNAALVEETTAAAHQLAEQAQTLTQLVAFFRHTGRSSGMP
- a CDS encoding NnrS family protein, which encodes MTAIPAALRSIRPPLLVAYGFRPFFLLSGIAGFGLVAGWLAVLAHGGWPPGPVAPAQWHAHEMLFAFAAAAIAGFLLTAVPGWTGTQPRHGWPLGIMVALWLAGRLVLLPGVGSPPAVAAVADLAFLPALAVALAGPLVRAGKARNTAFVGLLAVLTAANLLFHLDWLGVVDGGAAAGERLAIAVVLMMVTVVGGRIVPNFTRNALNARGITAPVVTGPWVERAVLGGTLALLPLDLLLPDSPVTGIVALAAGLAHAARLSRWQGLRTLDQPIVWILHAAYAWIPVGLLLKAAALLGTEISGSAAIHALTVGAFASMILAVMTRATLGHTGRRLDVPRPIAAAYVLVLLAGALRVLAALVLSYGEPLLHGAGAAWLLAFGLYLWVYGPMLLSPRVDGRPG
- a CDS encoding bacteriohemerythrin — protein: MSLIAWDDKFSVGVREFDDAHKRLMALLNQLWDANEQRQGGDVLGRILAELISYTATHFAEEEALFRKWNYPVLDRHRDIHEKLKATAVSLQQKFANEKADVISDEVFDFLRDWLTKHILGEDMLYKSYFNSLGITSTRDEPPDLDNAQNPLRGAGLAVTTGALLAGGTVAGGIGLLGVPWLVPTGMALSAAGLGLYAVFTLRLFPTLRAMASAFGRAALRDSDVPIPAGAAHGPLADLSRALRVLKANTSEMRRQTSEVDGLMRKAEQERRQQLLDMSDGLEGVVNESVTTIIDRARQMRTSAEHMHAQADDVRSQSQSVARAAQEATHSVQGVASSANELAHAISEIERHVQQSSGIAADAVTEADRTSAIVRALAESSARIGEVVQLINDIAGQTNLLALNATIEAARAGEAGKGFAVVASEVKSLANQTAKATEDITGQIGAIQGAVNEAVQAIGSISATIGQISAITRTVSVSVAVQKTATSSIAEQASHAASGTTRVLASMDSVSSTSEDAGRMSAAVLENAASVAEEIERLRSRLVATLRQSAAGNRREHSRVPVDLIIHADGQGHHLSSHVKDLSMGGALLDPRLDVGPGTRLSVTIDQEHASFPAVVVNHSAKGTHIRFDLDGAGETRLRHIIERLSGSIEGLTVMAAHGYRS